A single region of the Prevotella sp. HUN102 genome encodes:
- a CDS encoding M6 family metalloprotease domain-containing protein: MKKLILLLNVLFAFAIAANAVPAKKGQKRLLTLANGEKIEAELVGDEFLSYWLSEDGVAYQYDANTDTYATFDLEASFARADKLRAQRDKDNDTRRAKMRKVVIGGDHIPFTGSQRCLVILVDYQDLKFSTSLTKMEGMINGPLSKVQQRLYPGTVKQYFRDQSNGKFDLNFDVKGPFTLSQTQAYYGGDIGNNKDINVSQMIAEAIRAADADGVDFSVYDWDKDGEVEMVYIVYAGEGQAAGGGDNTVWPHKFSLGSKAIGTDGVVVNTYACSSELQKNALGSGTTTAGIATICHEFSHCLGLPDFYDTRYTGNFGMSNWDLMASGTYNGNGYYPPNYSAYEKWYIGWHQPIELTKPATITNMKPNGFVNGDSNCESYIIYNDENRNEYYILENRQVAHSNVWDSKLPGSGLMIQHNDFDPLYWKYNVLNSTITSGSLKNDHQRGTIFRANNSKSDEAKATDLYPANGNTELTDASSPAAILYQGTKGKMGKPITEITQNADGTISFKFMGGTDPTGIENIEQTETISNSDIYSVDGIYMGTDASKLPHGIYIVNGKKIVK; the protein is encoded by the coding sequence ATGAAGAAATTAATACTTCTCCTTAATGTCTTGTTTGCTTTCGCTATTGCGGCAAACGCTGTGCCTGCTAAGAAGGGGCAGAAGCGTCTACTGACTTTAGCTAACGGCGAAAAGATTGAGGCAGAACTCGTTGGTGATGAATTTTTAAGTTATTGGCTTTCTGAAGATGGTGTTGCATATCAGTATGATGCAAATACTGATACGTATGCCACTTTTGATTTAGAGGCTTCTTTTGCGCGTGCTGATAAATTGCGTGCACAGCGCGACAAGGATAATGATACTCGCAGAGCTAAAATGCGTAAGGTTGTAATTGGTGGTGATCACATCCCATTTACTGGTTCGCAAAGATGCTTGGTAATTCTTGTTGATTATCAGGATTTGAAATTTTCAACTTCTCTTACAAAGATGGAAGGGATGATAAATGGTCCACTAAGCAAGGTTCAGCAGAGGTTGTATCCTGGTACTGTAAAGCAGTATTTCCGCGATCAGAGTAATGGTAAGTTCGATTTGAACTTTGATGTTAAAGGGCCGTTTACTTTGTCTCAGACTCAGGCTTATTATGGTGGTGATATTGGTAATAACAAGGATATTAATGTTTCTCAGATGATTGCTGAAGCTATTAGAGCAGCAGATGCTGATGGTGTTGACTTCTCTGTCTATGACTGGGATAAGGATGGCGAAGTTGAGATGGTCTATATTGTCTATGCAGGTGAAGGACAGGCTGCCGGTGGCGGCGACAATACTGTATGGCCACACAAATTCAGTTTAGGTTCTAAGGCTATTGGTACAGATGGTGTTGTAGTAAACACGTATGCGTGCAGTAGCGAATTGCAGAAGAATGCATTAGGTTCTGGTACAACAACTGCTGGTATTGCAACTATCTGCCACGAATTTTCACACTGTTTAGGTTTGCCAGACTTCTACGATACCCGTTATACTGGTAACTTCGGTATGAGTAACTGGGACTTGATGGCAAGCGGTACATATAACGGAAATGGTTATTATCCTCCCAACTATTCTGCATACGAAAAATGGTACATTGGATGGCATCAACCAATTGAATTGACTAAGCCTGCAACTATTACCAATATGAAGCCTAATGGATTTGTAAACGGCGATTCAAACTGTGAATCTTATATTATTTATAATGATGAAAATCGTAATGAATATTATATTCTCGAGAATCGACAGGTAGCACATAGTAATGTCTGGGATTCAAAATTGCCAGGTAGTGGCTTGATGATTCAGCACAATGATTTCGATCCTCTTTATTGGAAATACAATGTACTGAATTCAACTATTACTTCTGGTAGTTTGAAGAACGACCATCAGCGTGGTACTATCTTCCGTGCCAACAATTCTAAGTCTGATGAAGCTAAAGCTACCGACCTTTATCCTGCAAATGGCAATACAGAGCTGACCGATGCTTCTTCTCCTGCTGCTATCCTTTATCAGGGAACAAAGGGTAAGATGGGTAAGCCAATTACGGAAATCACTCAGAATGCAGACGGTACTATCAGCTTCAAGTTTATGGGTGGTACTGATCCTACCGGAATCGAGAATATCGAACAGACTGAAACGATTTCAAATTCTGACATCTATTCTGTTGATGGTATCTATATGGGTACCGACGCAAGCAAGTTGCCTCACGGTATCTACATTGTAAATGGTAAGAAAATCGTGAAGTAA
- a CDS encoding energy transducer TonB, giving the protein MTKRRLYLYFLSALLLVACKESKQQGQVLNIDKASLKADSLFNVDKVPMFKGGYDAMLKYIEQNIKYPEVAKSINLEGRVIVAAQVDKKGKLSNFSIVSSEHKYLNAEALRVVGTLPDFEPAMDGGKVVESEIKIPVFFSLK; this is encoded by the coding sequence ATGACTAAAAGACGACTTTATCTATATTTCTTATCTGCTTTATTGCTTGTTGCTTGCAAGGAAAGCAAGCAGCAAGGGCAGGTGCTGAATATAGATAAAGCCAGTCTTAAAGCTGATTCTCTGTTTAATGTAGACAAAGTACCTATGTTTAAAGGTGGGTATGATGCGATGCTGAAGTATATTGAACAGAATATAAAATATCCGGAAGTTGCTAAATCAATTAATTTGGAAGGAAGAGTGATTGTAGCAGCACAAGTAGATAAGAAGGGAAAGCTGAGTAATTTCAGCATTGTCAGTTCCGAACACAAATACCTGAATGCTGAAGCCTTGAGAGTAGTTGGGACTTTGCCTGACTTTGAACCTGCAATGGATGGAGGAAAAGTTGTAGAATCGGAAATCAAGATTCCCGTATTTTTCTCTTTAAAGTAA
- a CDS encoding nucleoside recognition domain-containing protein: MNEQNETANKKKQLMPKGCVCIFIIIALFGGIGWKMGVAQMLNTIMHTAHDLLLNTCFYLMAICVLTGALGKLFVEFGVVDLIEKFFRPMMRPLFRLPGVASLGAVLTFLSDNPAIITLAHDKHFSGYFKKFQYISLTNFGTAFGMGLIVIVFMLGNGYFVEPLLGFIGACIGCLVSTRLMQIFVLKAYPNYREENALESQQFEQQAEQSVRQEEKSVFLRTLNSLLDGGKSGVEVGMSIIPGVLIISTLVMILTFGPAADGSFTGKAYEGIAVLPELANKIDWLLQPLFGFTDPHQIAFPITALGAVGAALSLVPNFATQGWIDGNAIAVFTGIGMCWSGFLSTHTAMLDTIGYRELTSKAIISHTIGGLCAALTAHWLYLIFC; encoded by the coding sequence ATGAATGAGCAGAATGAGACTGCTAACAAGAAAAAACAATTAATGCCCAAAGGGTGTGTATGTATCTTTATCATCATTGCGCTTTTCGGAGGAATAGGGTGGAAGATGGGAGTTGCACAGATGCTGAACACCATTATGCACACGGCACACGACCTTCTGCTGAATACCTGTTTTTATCTGATGGCCATCTGTGTGCTTACCGGAGCACTCGGTAAACTGTTTGTGGAGTTTGGAGTGGTTGATTTGATTGAGAAGTTCTTCCGTCCAATGATGCGCCCATTGTTCCGATTGCCGGGAGTAGCATCGCTCGGTGCCGTGCTGACTTTCCTTTCAGACAATCCTGCCATCATCACGCTCGCACACGACAAGCACTTCAGCGGTTACTTCAAGAAGTTCCAGTACATTTCGCTCACCAATTTCGGTACGGCTTTCGGTATGGGGCTTATCGTAATCGTGTTTATGCTTGGCAATGGATACTTTGTTGAGCCTCTGTTGGGATTCATCGGGGCTTGTATCGGTTGCTTGGTTTCAACGCGCCTGATGCAGATTTTCGTGCTCAAAGCCTATCCTAACTATCGTGAAGAGAACGCTTTGGAGAGCCAACAGTTCGAGCAACAGGCAGAGCAATCAGTGCGTCAAGAGGAGAAATCCGTCTTTCTGCGCACGCTCAACTCATTGCTCGACGGAGGTAAGTCGGGTGTTGAAGTGGGAATGTCTATTATTCCCGGTGTGTTGATTATCTCAACGTTGGTAATGATACTCACTTTCGGTCCTGCTGCCGACGGTTCTTTCACGGGTAAGGCCTATGAAGGTATCGCAGTTTTGCCCGAATTAGCAAACAAGATTGACTGGCTTTTGCAGCCACTCTTTGGTTTTACCGACCCACATCAGATTGCATTCCCCATTACTGCCCTCGGTGCAGTTGGCGCAGCTTTGAGTCTTGTGCCCAATTTTGCCACTCAGGGATGGATTGACGGCAATGCCATCGCCGTTTTCACAGGTATAGGAATGTGTTGGAGTGGCTTCCTCAGCACCCATACTGCAATGCTCGACACCATCGGTTATCGCGAACTGACTTCCAAAGCCATCATTTCCCACACCATTGGAGGTCTTTGTGCGGCATTGACAGCACACTGGTTGTATCTCATCTTTTGTTGA
- the gpmI gene encoding 2,3-bisphosphoglycerate-independent phosphoglycerate mutase, with protein sequence MAKKALLMILDGWGIGNKGKGDVIYNTPTPYMDYLNAVSAHSYLEASGENVGLPDGQMGNSEVGHLNIGAGRIVYQDLVKINKACESGDILKNQQVVEAYSYAQKNNKKLHLMGLASSGGVHSSLTHLYKLIEVGKEYGLKDVYVHCFMDGRDTDPKSGAGFVSKIQKVCEANGANIASVVGRFYAMDRDKRWERVKEAYDLLVEAKGKQAQDMVKAIEESYAEGVTDEFIKPITNANVNGTIQEGDVVIFINFRNDRAKELTQVLSQVDMPEQGMKTIKDLQYYTMTPYDPNFKNVKVLFPKENVTGTLGEYISSLGLKQLHSAETEKYAHVTFFFNGGREEPFEGEDRILVASPKVPTYDLKPEMSAYEVKDKLVAAINENKYDFIVVNFANGDMIGHTGVMNAIAKTVVVIDNCVKDVIEAAKANDYEAIIIADHGNADNALNEDGSPNTAHSLNPVPFIYVTDNNSAKVKPGRLADVAPSILHIMGLEKPEEMTGECLIEDK encoded by the coding sequence ATGGCAAAGAAAGCACTTCTGATGATTCTCGACGGATGGGGAATCGGAAATAAAGGTAAGGGTGATGTAATCTACAACACGCCAACGCCTTATATGGATTATTTGAATGCAGTATCGGCACATTCTTATCTGGAGGCTTCCGGCGAGAACGTGGGACTGCCTGACGGGCAGATGGGCAATTCCGAGGTGGGACACCTCAACATCGGTGCCGGTCGCATTGTTTATCAGGATTTGGTTAAAATCAACAAGGCTTGTGAAAGCGGCGATATTCTGAAAAACCAGCAGGTTGTAGAAGCTTACAGCTATGCACAGAAGAACAATAAGAAGCTACACCTGATGGGCTTGGCTTCAAGCGGCGGCGTGCATTCTTCACTTACGCATCTCTACAAACTCATAGAGGTGGGTAAGGAATACGGACTGAAGGATGTTTACGTGCATTGTTTTATGGACGGTCGCGATACCGACCCGAAGAGTGGTGCAGGTTTCGTGTCGAAAATTCAGAAGGTTTGCGAGGCTAACGGCGCAAACATTGCTTCGGTTGTCGGCCGTTTCTATGCAATGGACCGCGACAAGCGTTGGGAACGCGTGAAGGAGGCTTACGATTTGCTCGTGGAGGCTAAGGGTAAGCAGGCTCAGGATATGGTAAAGGCTATTGAAGAGAGCTATGCCGAGGGTGTAACCGACGAGTTTATCAAGCCGATTACGAATGCAAATGTGAACGGAACAATTCAGGAAGGCGACGTTGTTATCTTCATCAACTTCCGTAACGACCGGGCAAAGGAACTGACACAGGTGCTTTCGCAGGTGGATATGCCGGAGCAGGGAATGAAGACTATCAAGGATTTGCAGTATTATACGATGACTCCTTACGATCCTAACTTCAAGAACGTGAAGGTGCTGTTCCCGAAGGAAAACGTAACGGGTACGCTGGGCGAATACATCAGCAGCCTCGGTTTGAAGCAATTGCACTCGGCTGAAACAGAAAAGTATGCACACGTTACGTTCTTCTTCAATGGTGGTCGCGAAGAACCATTCGAAGGCGAGGACCGTATCTTGGTGGCTTCGCCGAAAGTCCCCACCTACGACCTCAAGCCTGAAATGAGTGCATACGAAGTGAAGGACAAGCTGGTGGCTGCGATCAATGAAAACAAGTACGATTTCATCGTGGTAAACTTTGCCAACGGCGATATGATTGGTCATACCGGTGTGATGAACGCCATTGCAAAGACGGTAGTAGTGATTGACAACTGCGTGAAGGACGTTATCGAAGCTGCCAAGGCAAACGATTACGAGGCTATCATCATTGCCGATCACGGCAATGCCGACAATGCACTGAACGAGGATGGTTCGCCAAATACGGCTCACTCATTGAATCCTGTTCCGTTCATCTATGTAACTGATAATAATTCTGCCAAGGTAAAGCCGGGCAGATTGGCGGACGTTGCACCGTCTATCCTCCATATTATGGGCTTGGAAAAGCCTGAGGAAATGACCGGCGAATGCCTGATTGAAGATAAATAA
- a CDS encoding uracil-DNA glycosylase, which produces MVRIEESWKAHLEAEFEKPYFRQLSEYVRREYKQSTCYPPGKLIFNAFDLCPFDKVKVVILGQDPYHEPGQAMGLSFSVPDGIALPPSLQNIYKEIEQDLGTPVQRSGNLTRWAEQGVLLLNATLTVRAHQANSHQKLGWANFTDAAIKALSDHRDHIVFMLWGGFARSKKYLIDAKRHFILESVHPSPLSANRGGWFGQKQFSRCNTYLAEQGEKEIIW; this is translated from the coding sequence ATGGTAAGAATCGAAGAATCTTGGAAAGCTCATCTGGAAGCTGAATTTGAGAAGCCTTACTTCCGTCAGTTGTCGGAATATGTGCGTCGGGAATATAAACAGAGCACGTGCTATCCACCCGGAAAACTGATTTTCAACGCTTTCGACCTTTGTCCTTTCGACAAAGTGAAGGTGGTAATCCTTGGACAGGATCCTTATCACGAGCCGGGGCAGGCGATGGGGTTGAGCTTTTCCGTGCCCGATGGCATTGCTTTGCCGCCTTCCTTGCAGAATATTTACAAGGAAATAGAGCAGGACTTGGGTACACCTGTGCAGCGTTCGGGCAACTTGACTCGGTGGGCTGAACAGGGAGTGTTGCTCCTCAATGCCACGCTTACGGTGCGTGCGCATCAGGCGAACAGCCATCAGAAACTGGGTTGGGCGAATTTTACCGATGCTGCCATCAAGGCTTTGAGCGACCATCGCGACCATATCGTGTTTATGCTGTGGGGAGGTTTCGCCCGGTCGAAGAAGTATCTGATAGATGCCAAACGCCATTTTATCCTCGAATCTGTGCATCCTTCGCCGTTGTCTGCCAATCGTGGTGGTTGGTTTGGGCAGAAACAGTTCTCCCGATGCAATACCTATCTGGCTGAACAGGGGGAGAAAGAAATAATTTGGTAG
- a CDS encoding DUF3109 family protein, with the protein MNSEKMMPILQVGDVLVSPDIITEKFCCDLDACKGICCVEGDAGAPVSLDEIAEIENVVDDVWTDLTASAQAVIDKQGVAYTDREGDLVTSIVNGKDCVFTCYENGCCLCALERSYRSGKTKFVKPISCALYPIRVKEFGNNLVGLNYHKWDICKDAVRKGRELNLPVYKFLEGPLIRRFGEEWYKELKEVAEQLGY; encoded by the coding sequence ATGAACAGCGAAAAGATGATGCCTATTCTTCAGGTGGGCGATGTACTGGTTTCGCCCGATATCATAACGGAGAAATTCTGTTGCGATTTGGATGCCTGTAAGGGTATCTGTTGTGTGGAAGGCGATGCCGGAGCACCAGTTTCTCTCGATGAAATCGCAGAAATTGAAAACGTGGTAGACGATGTATGGACCGACCTTACGGCATCGGCACAGGCTGTTATCGACAAGCAGGGAGTGGCATATACGGACAGAGAGGGCGATTTGGTAACGAGCATTGTCAATGGCAAGGATTGCGTTTTTACGTGTTATGAGAACGGTTGCTGTCTTTGTGCGCTCGAGCGTTCGTACCGTTCTGGTAAGACAAAGTTTGTAAAGCCGATTTCCTGTGCGCTTTATCCGATTCGTGTAAAGGAGTTTGGCAACAATCTTGTCGGTCTGAACTATCACAAATGGGATATTTGCAAGGACGCTGTGAGGAAGGGTAGGGAGCTGAATCTGCCTGTTTACAAGTTCTTGGAAGGTCCGTTAATCCGTCGTTTTGGCGAGGAATGGTATAAAGAATTGAAGGAAGTGGCGGAGCAATTGGGATATTAG
- a CDS encoding helix-turn-helix domain-containing protein gives MKEINVEFVNANYPTGYKVEKEFLLYDETTKLPYLSESSRLKCLILAFCTKGEITYTVDTVEHTAGPGDVLIISEGQVMGNYKASEDCNGTCLVLSYEFFQEIVTGIRELSALFLFARRHPVFHVDEKLIGQLQAYMRTIKEKISDTNHRFRREMVSSLLKVLIYDMCNIIYRVQQVGTENCTRAEAIFADFIKLVEKEFRHERRVGWYANELNITPKYLSETIKAISQRTPSDWIEYYVMLEIRVLLKNSRMSIKEIAEVMHFPNQSFLGKYFKENYGMSPSQYRRS, from the coding sequence ATGAAAGAAATTAATGTTGAATTTGTAAATGCAAACTACCCGACAGGGTACAAAGTAGAGAAGGAGTTTCTGTTGTACGACGAAACCACAAAACTCCCCTACCTTTCAGAAAGCTCAAGGCTTAAATGTCTGATTTTAGCCTTTTGTACAAAAGGAGAAATAACCTACACCGTAGACACCGTTGAGCACACAGCAGGTCCCGGAGATGTTTTGATTATAAGTGAAGGACAGGTTATGGGCAACTACAAGGCGTCTGAAGATTGCAACGGTACTTGTCTCGTGCTGTCTTACGAGTTCTTCCAAGAGATTGTAACCGGCATCCGTGAACTGTCGGCACTCTTCCTCTTTGCACGCCGCCATCCGGTTTTCCACGTCGATGAAAAGCTGATTGGTCAGTTGCAGGCATATATGCGCACCATCAAGGAGAAGATAAGCGACACCAACCATCGATTCAGAAGAGAGATGGTAAGCTCCCTTCTCAAGGTACTCATCTACGATATGTGCAACATCATTTACCGGGTGCAGCAGGTAGGAACCGAGAATTGCACGCGGGCAGAGGCCATTTTTGCCGATTTCATCAAGCTGGTGGAAAAGGAATTCCGCCACGAACGCCGAGTGGGATGGTATGCCAACGAGCTGAATATCACGCCAAAATACCTTTCCGAAACCATCAAAGCCATCAGTCAGCGCACACCCAGCGACTGGATAGAATACTATGTTATGTTGGAAATCCGTGTTCTGCTGAAGAACAGCCGTATGAGTATTAAGGAAATTGCAGAAGTGATGCACTTCCCCAACCAGAGTTTCCTCGGAAAATACTTCAAGGAAAACTACGGAATGAGCCCTTCGCAATACAGAAGAAGCTAA
- the gyrB gene encoding DNA topoisomerase (ATP-hydrolyzing) subunit B, which yields MADIQENESNYSASNIQVLEGLEAVRKRPAMYIGDISEKGLHHLINETVDNSIDEAMAGYCTHIEVTINEDNSVTVEDDGRGIPVDMHEKLHKSALEVVMTVLHAGGKFDKGSYKVSGGLHGVGVSCVNALSYHMKSQVFRDGKIYQQEYEQGKPLYAVKVVGETDKTGTRQQFWPDPTIFTTTVYQWDIVSRRMRELAFLNAGIKITLRDLRPDAEGKTREEVFHAKDGLKEFVRYVDRHRAHLFDDVIYLKTEKQGIPIEVAIMYNTDYNENIHSYVNNINTIEGGTHLAGFRAALTRTLKSYADSESQIAKQIEKAKIEITGEDFREGLTAVISIKVAEPQFEGQTKTKLGNSEVSGAVQQAVGEALSDYLEEHPTEAKLICDKVILAATARIAARKARENVQRKNVMTGGGLPGKLADCSNKDPKACEIFLVEGDSAGGSAKQGRDRYTQAILPLRGKILNVEKVQRHRVFEAESVMNIIQSIGVRFGVDGESDFEANTDKLRYDKIIIMTDADVDGSHIDTLIMTLFYRYMPRVIEEGHLYIATPPLYKCSYKKVSEYCYTEQQRLQFIEKYAGGNEDDKMIHTQRYKGLGEMNPEQLWETTMDPKSRLLKQVTIENATTADEMFSMLMGDDVEPRREFIEQNATYANIDA from the coding sequence ATGGCAGATATTCAAGAAAACGAGAGCAATTACTCCGCCAGTAACATTCAGGTTCTTGAAGGACTTGAGGCAGTGCGCAAGCGTCCTGCAATGTATATTGGCGATATCAGCGAAAAAGGTCTCCACCACCTCATCAACGAAACCGTAGACAACTCTATCGACGAGGCTATGGCGGGCTATTGCACCCACATCGAGGTAACGATCAATGAAGACAATTCCGTGACCGTTGAGGATGACGGACGTGGAATTCCTGTGGATATGCACGAGAAACTGCACAAGAGTGCGCTCGAAGTCGTGATGACGGTGCTCCACGCCGGTGGTAAGTTCGACAAAGGTTCTTACAAGGTCAGTGGTGGTCTTCACGGTGTAGGTGTGAGTTGTGTCAATGCGTTGTCATACCACATGAAGTCTCAGGTTTTCCGCGATGGCAAAATCTACCAGCAGGAATATGAACAGGGCAAGCCTCTCTATGCCGTAAAGGTTGTGGGCGAAACGGATAAGACCGGTACGCGTCAGCAGTTCTGGCCAGACCCAACGATATTCACGACAACGGTTTACCAGTGGGACATCGTTTCCCGCCGTATGCGCGAACTGGCATTCCTCAATGCCGGCATCAAGATAACGCTGCGCGACCTGCGTCCAGACGCTGAAGGCAAGACACGCGAAGAAGTTTTCCACGCAAAGGATGGTCTGAAGGAATTTGTCAGATACGTAGACCGTCATCGCGCACATCTTTTCGACGACGTAATTTATCTGAAAACAGAGAAGCAGGGCATTCCAATCGAAGTCGCTATTATGTACAATACCGACTACAACGAGAATATCCATTCGTATGTAAACAATATCAACACCATAGAAGGTGGTACGCATCTTGCCGGTTTCCGTGCTGCATTGACCCGCACATTGAAGTCATACGCAGACAGCGAAAGCCAGATCGCCAAGCAAATAGAAAAGGCTAAGATTGAAATTACCGGCGAAGACTTCCGCGAAGGTCTTACTGCTGTAATCTCCATCAAGGTGGCAGAACCACAGTTTGAGGGGCAGACGAAGACCAAGTTGGGCAACAGCGAAGTGTCGGGTGCCGTACAACAGGCGGTGGGCGAAGCACTTTCAGACTATCTGGAAGAGCATCCAACCGAAGCAAAACTTATTTGCGACAAGGTAATTCTCGCTGCCACGGCTCGTATTGCAGCCCGTAAGGCGCGCGAAAACGTACAACGCAAGAACGTTATGACCGGTGGTGGTCTTCCGGGTAAGCTCGCAGACTGCTCAAACAAGGATCCAAAGGCTTGCGAAATCTTCCTTGTCGAGGGTGATTCTGCCGGTGGCTCAGCAAAACAGGGACGCGACCGATACACCCAGGCTATCCTTCCGCTGCGTGGTAAGATTCTGAATGTAGAGAAAGTTCAGCGTCATCGCGTGTTCGAAGCAGAGTCGGTAATGAATATCATTCAGTCTATCGGTGTGCGATTCGGCGTAGATGGCGAATCAGACTTCGAGGCAAATACCGACAAACTCCGATACGACAAAATCATTATTATGACCGATGCCGACGTCGATGGCTCTCACATCGACACACTTATAATGACACTCTTCTACCGTTATATGCCAAGAGTAATCGAAGAAGGGCATCTCTACATTGCCACTCCTCCACTCTACAAGTGTTCTTACAAGAAAGTGAGCGAATACTGCTACACAGAACAGCAGCGTTTGCAGTTCATTGAGAAATACGCAGGCGGAAATGAGGACGACAAGATGATACACACGCAGCGTTACAAAGGTCTCGGCGAAATGAACCCGGAGCAGCTTTGGGAAACAACGATGGATCCGAAGTCTCGCCTTTTGAAGCAGGTAACAATCGAAAATGCTACAACTGCCGATGAAATGTTCTCTATGCTCATGGGCGACGACGTAGAACCACGCCGTGAGTTCATAGAACAGAATGCTACCTACGCAAACATCGACGCATAA
- the rpsT gene encoding 30S ribosomal protein S20: protein MANHKSSLKRIRQTKTRTLHNKYYAKTMRNAVRKLRGIADKEEALKLYPTVQKMLDKLAKTNIIHKNKAANLKSGLCKHIAALG, encoded by the coding sequence ATGGCAAATCACAAATCATCACTTAAGAGAATCCGCCAGACAAAGACAAGGACTCTGCATAACAAGTACTATGCAAAGACTATGCGTAATGCGGTTCGTAAGCTGCGCGGTATTGCAGACAAGGAAGAAGCTTTGAAGCTTTACCCTACAGTGCAGAAGATGCTTGACAAACTTGCTAAGACCAATATCATTCACAAGAATAAGGCTGCTAACTTGAAGTCTGGTCTCTGTAAGCACATTGCTGCATTAGGCTAA
- the recO gene encoding DNA repair protein RecO: MGTTTKTKAIVLHSLKYGDASLIVDVLTEELGRVSFMARIPKTSKARVKKQFFQPMTILDLEFDYRQRSSLQHIKDARIAIPYYNIPFEPVKSSVLLFIAEFLYNVTKDEQHNRALFNYVVSSLQWYDAAECDFANFHLVFMMRLSRFIGFYPNLEDYVSGSYFDLRNGCFSTLAPLHNDVLQPVDAGRICKLMRMDYENMRLFRLSRQERNRFTDIALYYYRLHVPNMGELQSFEILKEIFGA; the protein is encoded by the coding sequence ATGGGTACGACAACCAAAACCAAGGCAATAGTCCTGCACAGCCTGAAGTATGGCGACGCTTCGCTGATTGTGGATGTCCTGACCGAAGAGTTAGGACGGGTGTCGTTTATGGCACGGATTCCGAAGACTTCAAAGGCAAGAGTGAAGAAGCAGTTCTTTCAACCGATGACGATTCTCGACCTTGAGTTTGATTACCGGCAGCGTTCGTCGTTGCAGCATATCAAGGATGCGCGCATTGCCATACCTTATTATAATATACCTTTCGAGCCTGTAAAGTCGAGCGTACTCCTCTTTATCGCCGAGTTCCTTTATAATGTTACGAAGGACGAGCAGCATAATCGCGCTTTATTCAATTACGTGGTGTCAAGTCTTCAGTGGTACGATGCCGCGGAGTGCGACTTTGCCAACTTCCATTTGGTTTTTATGATGCGCTTGAGCCGATTCATAGGTTTCTATCCAAATTTGGAGGATTATGTTTCGGGAAGCTATTTCGACCTGCGTAACGGCTGTTTTTCCACACTTGCGCCTTTGCATAATGATGTGCTGCAGCCTGTGGACGCCGGGCGGATATGCAAGTTGATGCGAATGGATTATGAGAATATGCGCCTGTTCAGATTGTCGAGGCAGGAACGGAACCGCTTTACCGACATTGCATTGTATTATTATCGGCTGCACGTTCCTAATATGGGCGAATTGCAGAGCTTTGAAATTCTGAAGGAAATATTCGGAGCGTGA